The DNA segment CTCGATGTCGACCCTGACAAATCCATCATGCTCTTCACACTTCTCGGAAAAGTCAAAGTGGGAGGAGAAGAGGTGGCTGAAAAGACTGCCGTCAAACTGTCAGAGGGAGACCGCATTGTGATTGAATCTATGGATGAAGCGACACATCTGCTCTTTATGAGCTCCGATCGTTTGAGAGAACCTATTGCCTGGGGCGGCCCTATCGTCATGAATACTCGTGACGCACTGATGAATGCTTTTGATGAATTAGAAAATGGTACCTTTATCAAGGAAGGAATTGACTATCATGATAACAATTAAATTTGAACGAAATAAAGGTCGAGCAGCAGCATATGACAGTGATAAGATAATAGGCGAGAGTACCTTTTCCGATTCAAAAAATCTTTGGATTATCGATCATACTACCGTGGAAGATGGATATACCGGACAGGGGATTGCTAAACAACTGGTTGAGGCCATTGTTGATGCAGCTCGCCAAGAAGGTATTCAATTGACCGCCACTTGTCCGTATGCATTAAAGCTCTTTAGCAAGTCTCATGACTATGATGATGTGCTTTTGAGATAACTTGAAGCATTTTAATTCGCAGATCGCATTATCCTTAGTTCTTTGTTGTATCCTATTTGGTAGAGCCTATTTATAATTTGAAAAATCAGATGCTATATTATATAATAGGTCACAAGTTTATAAAACGATGAAGAGGAGCAGTAAATCAGAGGATCCTGAAGAGAGCTTGCGGGTGGTGAGAGCAAGTGGAAAATCGGATTGAATCCGCCTCGGAGTTTTGATTTGAAAGTGAGCTTCGGCTAAATTGGGTGGCAACGCGGGTCCTCTCGTCCCTTTGTGGATGGGAGGCCTTTTTATTAGGAGGACTTATGATTGACATTAAATTTTTAAGAGAGAACCCTGAAACGGTCAAGGATAATATTCGCAAAAAGTTCCAAGATGACAAACTGTCTCTTGTGGATGAGGTGATTGTTTTGGATGAAAAACTTCGGGAGAATAAGACTCGAGGTGATGAACTTCGTGCTAAACGAAACAAGACGTCCAAGGA comes from the Peptoniphilus equinus genome and includes:
- a CDS encoding GNAT family N-acetyltransferase; translated protein: MITIKFERNKGRAAAYDSDKIIGESTFSDSKNLWIIDHTTVEDGYTGQGIAKQLVEAIVDAARQEGIQLTATCPYALKLFSKSHDYDDVLLR